AGACCGAAGATCACGACATTGTCGCCCACCTGCACCTTGGCGGTGTTGATCACCGCGCCCACGCCCGTGGTGACGCCGCAGCCGATATAGCAGCTGCTCTGGAACGGCGCGTCCTCGCGGATCTTGGCCAGCGCGATCTCGGGCAGGACGGTGAAGTTGGAGAAGGTCGAGCAGCCCATATAATGGAAGATCGGCTGGCCCTTGTAGGAAAAGCGGGTCGTGCCGTCCGGCATCAAGCCTTTGCCCTGCGTCGCGCGGATCGCGGTGCACAGGTTCGTCTTGCCGCTCAGGCAGGACTTACACTGGCGACATTCGGGGGTGTAGAGCGGGATGACATGGTCGCCCGGCACCAGGCTGGTGACGCCAGCACCCACTTCGCGGACGATGCCCGCGCCCTCATGACCCAGGATCGAGGGGAAGATGCCCTCGCTGTCGAACCCGTCCAGCGTATAGGCGTCGGTATGGCAGATGCCCGTCGCCATGATCTCGACCAGGACTTCACCCGCCTTGGGGCCTTCCAGATCGACTTCGACGATTTCGAGGGGCTTCTTCGCTTCAAAAGCGACGGCGGCGCGGGTTTTCACGGCGGGTTACTCCCATGACTGGCGTGAACGGACGCCCCGGGGACGCCCTAAAAGACATTCCCGGCGTTCATATCGGTTCCGGCAGCAATTGCCAGTCGATACCGCTATCGAAAGGAAAGAGAAATCCCGCAAATACTAAAAAAAGTCGAGCGCATCCAGCGACTTATACCGCCAAAAGAACCGCGCTACCTTTTCCGGTCGTGCCCTGTTTAGAAGGACACGTTGTAAATGAACCAGCCCAGGATCAGCAGGCTGCTCACAAGACAGATACGATCACCGAAGACATCAATACGAGACATCTGACACATCCTTCACCCAAAAGACGATCTGCGCCGCCTGTTGAGGGAGAATACATCAGATAAGTGCGTGTGGGAACAGCAATCTCGCGACAAGCCGTGCCGCTGGAGCGATGAATGGAAATCGCCCCATCTTGAAATTTTCGCTGCAGCGCACAGCAATCATTCAACTAATCGAACGTTTCCAAAAAGCCGAATATCGGCAAACACTTACCGCTGATCAGCGAAATGCTGCGCCGCGGTGACGCAGGAAGGACGCCGTCGCCTCCTCCGGCCCGCGATAGGCCTCCTGAAACTCGGCGCTCCAATATTTGAGGTCGTCGAGGTCGATTCGCACACCCGATACGGCGCAGAGCACGAACTGCCCCGGCCGTACCACGTCGAAATGCGGCGTGTCATAATGCAGCACCGCCAAGCCCTGAATGTCCGCTGCCATCAGTCGCCCGTCAGAATGCGGTCGACCAGTTGCTTCACGGTCGGCACGAACCCGTTCGAATAGAAGGGGTCCTGCTTGAAGCGATAGGCAGCATGGCCGGCGAACAGCAGATTCTTGTCCAGGTCGCCGCCATGGACCGATTCCTGCAACGACTTCTGGATGCAGAAGCTGCGCGGATCGGCCAGGCGACCGGTCGAATTGGTCTCGCTGTCCATCCAGCTGGAGAAGCTGCACTGCGACAGGCAGCCCATGCAATCGGTCTGGTCCTT
The sequence above is drawn from the Sphingobium sp. AP49 genome and encodes:
- a CDS encoding S-(hydroxymethyl)glutathione dehydrogenase/class III alcohol dehydrogenase, with the protein product MKTRAAVAFEAKKPLEIVEVDLEGPKAGEVLVEIMATGICHTDAYTLDGFDSEGIFPSILGHEGAGIVREVGAGVTSLVPGDHVIPLYTPECRQCKSCLSGKTNLCTAIRATQGKGLMPDGTTRFSYKGQPIFHYMGCSTFSNFTVLPEIALAKIREDAPFQSSCYIGCGVTTGVGAVINTAKVQVGDNVVIFGLGGIGLNVIQGARLAGANKIIGVDINPDREEWGRRFGMTEFLNSKGMSREEVVAAIVAMTDGGADYTFDATGNTEVMRVALEACHRGWGTSIIIGVAEAGKEISTRPFQLVTGRNWRGTAFGGAKGRTDVPKIVDMYMTGKIEIDPMITHVMGLEDINKGFDLMHAGESIRSVVVF
- a CDS encoding DUF2093 domain-containing protein; translated protein: MAADIQGLAVLHYDTPHFDVVRPGQFVLCAVSGVRIDLDDLKYWSAEFQEAYRGPEEATASFLRHRGAAFR